The Accipiter gentilis chromosome 9, bAccGen1.1, whole genome shotgun sequence genome includes a region encoding these proteins:
- the RAVER1 gene encoding ribonucleoprotein PTB-binding 1 isoform X2 — MAAAALSLSGAVTSPSPELPGPGPGLGRAPEEELPVLDPAEVRSRLERSARQFRNRRKVLIRGLPPDVSNQEVHDLLSDYELKYCFVDKYKGTAFVTLLNGEQAESAIKKFHLSKLREKEISVQLQPTDALLCIANLPQLYTQQQFEELVRPFGNLERCFLVYSEKTGHSKGYGFVEYMKKDSAARAKSDLLGKQLGTRTLYVHWTDVNQLTLDLLHSKCLCVDKLPHNYADLEELRQVFSTACAPAFCQLAYGQDGQLKGFAVLEYESAEMAEMVQQATDGLPLAGNHVRVSFCAPGPPGRSMLAALIAAQATALNRGKGLLPEPNILQILNSLGNPASLQLLLNPLLHGAVGGKQGILGAAPSMPLVTNPALSTALLQLALQNQTQAQQKPGILGDSPLSSLPHHGALGLANAPAQPPSQLLGELSSGGPLPGDMAQGHVKSPILPSGNVPLASFLGPVGVDRENSVLGTQVPQLTPPAVTPPALQGLTTSILGSVISGLQKPKQSENGPPASGVSLLGEPPKDFKIPLNPYLNLHSLLPANSLGGAANKGFNLKAGVLGSVSNPRISQPSLADPLLPSPGLAADGYAFDYQLDLGSRIYPQTRDHAGPILGGFGHSRHKLSSSPGFERGGLGPPLPPFYSGSPSSYFTSGLQAGLKQSHLNKAVGMPPTGSADAVLALGPPSHSHTSQSKTPVGGQKRAFSHLLPSPEPSPEGCYVGQHSQGLGGHYADSYLKRKRIF, encoded by the exons atggcggcggcggcgctttCGCTGTCGGGCGCCGTAACGTCCCCGAGCCCGGAGCtcccgggaccgggaccgggcctgggccgggccccCGAGGAGGAGCTGCCGGTGCTGGATCCGGCCGAGGTGCGGAGCCGCCTGGAGCGCAGCGCCCGCCAGTTCCGGAACCGGCGGAAGGTGCTGATCCGCGGGCTGCCGCCCGACGTCAGCAACCAG GAAGTCCACGATCTGCTGAGCGACTACGAGCTGAAATACTGCTTTGTGGACAAATACAAAGGGACTG CGTTTGTCACCTTGCTCAACGGGGAACAGGCAGAATCAGCCATCAAAAAATTCCACCTGAGCAAGCTCCGGGAGAAGGAGATTTCGGTGCAGCTGCAGCCCACCGATGCCCTCCTGTGTATCGCCAACCTCCCCCAGCTCTACACCCAACAGCAATTCGAGGAGCTGGTCCGACCTTTTGGCAACCTGGAACGGTGTTTCCTGGTCTACAGCGAGAAAACGGGACACTCCAAAGGTTATGGATTTGTGGAATATATGAAAAAGGATTCGGCAGCCAGAGCCAAGTCGGATCTGCTGGGGAAACAGCTGGGCACACGGACTCTCTATGTCCACTGGACGGACGTCAACCAGTTGACGTTAGACCTTCTCCATTCCAAGTGCTTGTGTGTTGACAAGCTGCCCCACAACTATGCCGACCTCGAGGAGCTGCGGCAGGTCTTCTCCACTGCCTGCGCCCCGGCTTTTTGCCAG CTGGCCTACGGTCAGGATGGGCAGCTGAAAGGCTTCGCGGTCCTGGAGTACGAGTCGGCGGAGATGGCAGAGATGGTTCAGCAGGCTACGGATGGTTTGCCGCTCGCTGGGAATCACGTTCGAGTCTCCTTCTGTGCTCCTGGCCCTCCCGGCCGCAGCATGTTGGCCGCCCTGATAGCCGCGCAGGCGACG gcATTAAATCGTGGGAAAGGGCTCCTCCCCGAGCCGAATATCCTCCAAATTCTCAACAGCCTGGGAAATCCTGCTTCCCTCCAGCTATTGCTCAACCCCCTGCTCCACGGGGCAGTCGGAGGAAAACAAG GAATCCTCGGCGCCGCTCCCTCCATGCCACTGGTGACCAACCCGGCCCTCTCCACGGCTCTTCTCCAACTTGCGCTGCAGAACCAAACCCAAGCGCAGCAG AAGCCGGGGATCCTGGGCGACTCGCCGCTGAGCTCCTTGCCCCACCACGGTGCCCTGGGTTTGGCCAATGCGCCAGCGCAGCCCCCCAGCCAGCTCTTGGGAGAGCTCTCCTCAG GTGGCCCCTTGCCCGGTGACATGGCACAGGGACACGTAAAATCACCAATTTTGCCTTCTGGAAACGTACCCCTGGCTTCTTTCCTGGGACCGGTGGGAGTAGATCGGGAAAATTCGGTGTTGGGGACGCAGGTGCCTCAGCTCACCCCTCCCGCCGTCACCCCCCCAGCTCTTCAGGGTCTCACCACCTCCATTTTGGGATCCGTCATCAGCGGTCTCCAGAAACCAAAGCAGAGCGAGAACGGACCTCCCGCCTCTGGG GTCTCGCTCCTGGGGGAGCCCCCCAAAGATTTCAAGATTCCTCTCAACCCCTACCTGAACTTGCACAGCCTCTTGCCAGCAAACAGCCTGGGAG GTGCCGCCAACAAAGGGTTTAATCTGAAAGCCGGCGTTTTGGGGAGCGTTTCCAATCCCCGGAtctcccagccctccctggcCGACCCACTCCTACCCTCGCCCGGACTGGCTGCAGATGGCTACGCCTTCGATTACCAGCTG GATTTGGGCTCCCGGATTTACCCCCAGACGAGAGACCACGCTGGACCCATCCTGGGGGGCTTTGGGCACAGCAgacacaag CTCTCCTCGTCCCCGGGGTTCGAGCGAGGGGGTTTggggccccccctgccccccttttaCTCAGGATCCCCCAGTTCCTACTTCACCAGTGGCCTTCAAGCTGGGCTCAAGCAGAGTCACCTCAACAAG gcagTCGGGATGCCTCCAACGGGCTCCGCAGACGCCGTCCTCGCCTTGGGACCCCCCAGTCACTCGCACACCTCCCAGTCAAAG ACCCCTGTGGGTGGCCAGAAACGAgccttctcccacctcctgccctccccggAGCCCAGCCCCGAGGGCTGCTACGTGGGGCAACACTCCCAGGGCCTGGGGGGCCATTACGCCGACTCCTACCTGAAGCGGAAGAGGATATTTtag
- the RAVER1 gene encoding ribonucleoprotein PTB-binding 1 isoform X1, whose translation MAAAALSLSGAVTSPSPELPGPGPGLGRAPEEELPVLDPAEVRSRLERSARQFRNRRKVLIRGLPPDVSNQEVHDLLSDYELKYCFVDKYKGTAFVTLLNGEQAESAIKKFHLSKLREKEISVQLQPTDALLCIANLPQLYTQQQFEELVRPFGNLERCFLVYSEKTGHSKGYGFVEYMKKDSAARAKSDLLGKQLGTRTLYVHWTDVNQLTLDLLHSKCLCVDKLPHNYADLEELRQVFSTACAPAFCQLAYGQDGQLKGFAVLEYESAEMAEMVQQATDGLPLAGNHVRVSFCAPGPPGRSMLAALIAAQATALNRGKGLLPEPNILQILNSLGNPASLQLLLNPLLHGAVGGKQGILGAAPSMPLVTNPALSTALLQLALQNQTQAQQKPGILGDSPLSSLPHHGALGLANAPAQPPSQLLGELSSGGPLPGDMAQGHVKSPILPSGNVPLASFLGPVGVDRENSVLGTQVPQLTPPAVTPPALQGLTTSILGSVISGLQKPKQSENGPPASGVSLLGEPPKDFKIPLNPYLNLHSLLPANSLGGAANKGFNLKAGVLGSVSNPRISQPSLADPLLPSPGLAADGYAFDYQLDLGSRIYPQTRDHAGPILGGFGHSRHKPFPLQLSSSPGFERGGLGPPLPPFYSGSPSSYFTSGLQAGLKQSHLNKAVGMPPTGSADAVLALGPPSHSHTSQSKTPVGGQKRAFSHLLPSPEPSPEGCYVGQHSQGLGGHYADSYLKRKRIF comes from the exons atggcggcggcggcgctttCGCTGTCGGGCGCCGTAACGTCCCCGAGCCCGGAGCtcccgggaccgggaccgggcctgggccgggccccCGAGGAGGAGCTGCCGGTGCTGGATCCGGCCGAGGTGCGGAGCCGCCTGGAGCGCAGCGCCCGCCAGTTCCGGAACCGGCGGAAGGTGCTGATCCGCGGGCTGCCGCCCGACGTCAGCAACCAG GAAGTCCACGATCTGCTGAGCGACTACGAGCTGAAATACTGCTTTGTGGACAAATACAAAGGGACTG CGTTTGTCACCTTGCTCAACGGGGAACAGGCAGAATCAGCCATCAAAAAATTCCACCTGAGCAAGCTCCGGGAGAAGGAGATTTCGGTGCAGCTGCAGCCCACCGATGCCCTCCTGTGTATCGCCAACCTCCCCCAGCTCTACACCCAACAGCAATTCGAGGAGCTGGTCCGACCTTTTGGCAACCTGGAACGGTGTTTCCTGGTCTACAGCGAGAAAACGGGACACTCCAAAGGTTATGGATTTGTGGAATATATGAAAAAGGATTCGGCAGCCAGAGCCAAGTCGGATCTGCTGGGGAAACAGCTGGGCACACGGACTCTCTATGTCCACTGGACGGACGTCAACCAGTTGACGTTAGACCTTCTCCATTCCAAGTGCTTGTGTGTTGACAAGCTGCCCCACAACTATGCCGACCTCGAGGAGCTGCGGCAGGTCTTCTCCACTGCCTGCGCCCCGGCTTTTTGCCAG CTGGCCTACGGTCAGGATGGGCAGCTGAAAGGCTTCGCGGTCCTGGAGTACGAGTCGGCGGAGATGGCAGAGATGGTTCAGCAGGCTACGGATGGTTTGCCGCTCGCTGGGAATCACGTTCGAGTCTCCTTCTGTGCTCCTGGCCCTCCCGGCCGCAGCATGTTGGCCGCCCTGATAGCCGCGCAGGCGACG gcATTAAATCGTGGGAAAGGGCTCCTCCCCGAGCCGAATATCCTCCAAATTCTCAACAGCCTGGGAAATCCTGCTTCCCTCCAGCTATTGCTCAACCCCCTGCTCCACGGGGCAGTCGGAGGAAAACAAG GAATCCTCGGCGCCGCTCCCTCCATGCCACTGGTGACCAACCCGGCCCTCTCCACGGCTCTTCTCCAACTTGCGCTGCAGAACCAAACCCAAGCGCAGCAG AAGCCGGGGATCCTGGGCGACTCGCCGCTGAGCTCCTTGCCCCACCACGGTGCCCTGGGTTTGGCCAATGCGCCAGCGCAGCCCCCCAGCCAGCTCTTGGGAGAGCTCTCCTCAG GTGGCCCCTTGCCCGGTGACATGGCACAGGGACACGTAAAATCACCAATTTTGCCTTCTGGAAACGTACCCCTGGCTTCTTTCCTGGGACCGGTGGGAGTAGATCGGGAAAATTCGGTGTTGGGGACGCAGGTGCCTCAGCTCACCCCTCCCGCCGTCACCCCCCCAGCTCTTCAGGGTCTCACCACCTCCATTTTGGGATCCGTCATCAGCGGTCTCCAGAAACCAAAGCAGAGCGAGAACGGACCTCCCGCCTCTGGG GTCTCGCTCCTGGGGGAGCCCCCCAAAGATTTCAAGATTCCTCTCAACCCCTACCTGAACTTGCACAGCCTCTTGCCAGCAAACAGCCTGGGAG GTGCCGCCAACAAAGGGTTTAATCTGAAAGCCGGCGTTTTGGGGAGCGTTTCCAATCCCCGGAtctcccagccctccctggcCGACCCACTCCTACCCTCGCCCGGACTGGCTGCAGATGGCTACGCCTTCGATTACCAGCTG GATTTGGGCTCCCGGATTTACCCCCAGACGAGAGACCACGCTGGACCCATCCTGGGGGGCTTTGGGCACAGCAgacacaag CCCTTCCCTTTGCAGCTCTCCTCGTCCCCGGGGTTCGAGCGAGGGGGTTTggggccccccctgccccccttttaCTCAGGATCCCCCAGTTCCTACTTCACCAGTGGCCTTCAAGCTGGGCTCAAGCAGAGTCACCTCAACAAG gcagTCGGGATGCCTCCAACGGGCTCCGCAGACGCCGTCCTCGCCTTGGGACCCCCCAGTCACTCGCACACCTCCCAGTCAAAG ACCCCTGTGGGTGGCCAGAAACGAgccttctcccacctcctgccctccccggAGCCCAGCCCCGAGGGCTGCTACGTGGGGCAACACTCCCAGGGCCTGGGGGGCCATTACGCCGACTCCTACCTGAAGCGGAAGAGGATATTTtag
- the FDX2 gene encoding ferredoxin-2, mitochondrial, whose product MAASMAASSGSVTRRLLRGAARSLSGGGGGGRAAAEEPEAAVVNVVFVDRAGRHVPVRGRVGDNVLHLAQRHGLELEGACEASLACSTCHVYVSAPHLDRLPAPDEREDDLLDQAPLLQENSRLGCQILLTPELEGAHFILPKVTRNFYVDGHVPKPH is encoded by the exons ATGGCGGCCTCCATGGCGGCGAGCAGCGGCTCCGTGACGCGGCGGCTGCTccggggagcggcgcggagcttgagcggaggcggtggcggcggccgggccgcggcggagGAGCCGGAGGCCGCCGT ggtgAACGTCGTCTTCGTGGACCGGGCTGGGCGTCACGTCCCGGTACGGGGCCGCGTCGGGGACAACGTGCTGCACCTGGCGCAGCGGCACGGGCTGGAGCTGGAAG GCGCCTGCGAGGCCTCGCTGGCCTGTTCTACctgccacgtctatgtcagcgcTCCCCACCTCGACCGGCTCCCGGCCCCCGACGAGCG ggAAGACGACCTGCTGGACCAGGCCCCGCTGCTGCAGGAGAATTCCCGCCTGGGCTGCCAGATCCTGCTGACACCGGAGCTGGAGGGGGCTCACTTCATCCTCCCCAAGGTCACCCGCAACTTCTACGTGGACGGGCACGTCCCCAAACCCCActga